In Achromobacter xylosoxidans A8, a single window of DNA contains:
- a CDS encoding methyl-accepting chemotaxis protein has protein sequence MEASLESGAKSGKVGKKKAARAPKVKRKLRLRDARVGTMLLWVMAFFAVLIAAVGGLAAYFLQSNYESIREVNALTERSKQVEVINSDMLRARVALMVAARHLQESGWGSGENSARDAAAALKGATDLLTGVRSRFADFQKNMLQDDTGRQLSMNLVRRYRSYIDDGVDTMVEALRSEDYSTFYMVNNEYGTPRSAAFIEALSEFGKYIGDQQQATIDEAEANFNLAMVAVGVAVGLAVLLMILARIVFGRLVVRPLVEAGQHFDKIAAGDLTSRVEVRSHNEIGQLFAALKRMQESLTRTVSVVRRGVDEITVGSREISAGNTDLSSRTEEQAASLEETAASMEELASTVKQNADNARQANQLAASASDVAERGGSAVSEVVSTMQGISASSRKISEIVSVIDGIAFQTNILALNAAVEAARAGEQGKGFAVVAGEVRSLAQRSAQAAKEIKGLIEDSVTKVGAGSQQVERAGATMQEIVASVKRVTDIMGEISAASEEQSSGIDQVNRAVSQMDEVTQQNAALVEEAAAAAGSLQEQAQRLAEAVAVFKINAGEVIEVPAHQLSGGYAAPTLTQA, from the coding sequence ATGGAAGCGAGTCTCGAATCCGGTGCGAAATCCGGCAAGGTCGGAAAGAAGAAGGCCGCGCGCGCGCCCAAGGTGAAGCGCAAGCTGCGGTTGCGCGATGCCCGCGTCGGCACCATGTTGCTGTGGGTCATGGCGTTCTTCGCCGTGTTGATCGCGGCGGTGGGTGGTCTGGCCGCGTACTTCCTGCAGAGCAACTATGAGTCGATCCGCGAGGTCAATGCCTTGACCGAGCGTTCCAAGCAGGTCGAAGTGATCAACAGCGACATGCTGCGCGCGCGGGTTGCCCTGATGGTTGCCGCGCGCCACCTCCAGGAATCCGGCTGGGGCAGCGGAGAGAACTCGGCCCGCGACGCCGCCGCGGCCTTGAAGGGCGCCACGGATCTGCTGACCGGCGTGCGTAGCCGCTTCGCCGATTTCCAGAAGAACATGCTGCAGGATGACACCGGCCGTCAGCTGTCGATGAATCTGGTGCGCCGCTACCGCTCGTACATCGACGACGGCGTGGACACCATGGTCGAAGCTTTGCGCAGCGAAGACTATTCCACCTTCTATATGGTGAACAACGAGTACGGCACGCCCCGCAGCGCCGCCTTCATCGAGGCGCTCAGCGAGTTCGGCAAGTACATCGGCGACCAACAGCAAGCCACGATCGACGAGGCCGAAGCCAATTTCAACCTCGCCATGGTGGCAGTGGGCGTGGCCGTCGGCCTGGCGGTGCTGCTGATGATCCTGGCCCGCATCGTGTTCGGCCGCCTGGTGGTACGCCCCTTGGTGGAAGCCGGTCAGCATTTCGACAAGATTGCTGCGGGAGACCTGACCAGCCGAGTGGAGGTGCGTTCGCACAATGAGATCGGCCAGCTGTTCGCCGCACTCAAGCGCATGCAGGAAAGCTTGACCCGCACCGTGTCGGTAGTGCGCCGCGGCGTCGACGAGATTACGGTGGGTTCGCGTGAGATCTCTGCTGGTAACACCGACCTGTCCAGCCGCACGGAAGAACAGGCCGCCTCGCTGGAGGAAACTGCAGCCTCGATGGAAGAACTGGCTTCGACCGTGAAGCAGAACGCCGACAATGCGCGCCAGGCCAATCAGCTGGCGGCCAGCGCTTCGGACGTGGCCGAGCGCGGCGGTTCGGCGGTGTCGGAAGTGGTCAGCACGATGCAAGGCATTTCGGCCAGCTCGCGCAAGATTTCCGAGATCGTGTCGGTGATCGACGGCATCGCCTTCCAGACCAACATCCTGGCGCTGAACGCCGCGGTGGAAGCGGCGCGCGCAGGCGAGCAGGGCAAGGGCTTTGCGGTGGTGGCGGGCGAAGTGCGTTCGCTGGCGCAGCGCAGCGCCCAGGCGGCCAAGGAAATCAAGGGCCTGATCGAGGACTCGGTGACCAAGGTCGGCGCGGGTTCACAGCAGGTGGAACGCGCTGGCGCGACGATGCAGGAGATCGTGGCCTCGGTGAAGCGGGTGACCGACATCATGGGCGAGATCTCGGCGGCGTCGGAAGAGCAATCCAGCGGCATCGACCAGGTGAACCGCGCGGTGTCGCAGATGGACGAGGTGACGCAGCAGAACGCGGCGCTGGTGGAAGAGGCGGCCGCAGCCGCGGGTTCGCTGCAAGAGCAGGCGCAACGCCTGGCCGAAGCAGTGGCCGTGTTCAAGATCAACGCGGGCGAAGTCATCGAAGTTCCCGCACACCAACTGTCGGGTGGCTACGCCGCGCCGACGCTGACGCAGGCGTGA
- the fliM gene encoding flagellar motor switch protein FliM: protein MAYEAFLSQDEVDALLAGVTGESDSKTTATDQSAGARAYDLSSPERVVRRRMQTLELINERFARQMRHVLLNFMRRSADITVGSIKIQKYADFERNLPVPSNLNMIQMKPLRGTALFTYDPNLVFLVIDSLFGGDGRYHTRVEGRDFTTTEQRIIRRLLNLTLESYGKSWDPVYPIEFEYVRSEMHTKFASITGNNEVVVVTSFHIEFGATGGDLNICLPYSMIEPVRDLLTRPLQETTLEEVDQRWAQQLSRQVRSADIDVVAEFARIPSSIRELMRLKVGDVLPVTVPETIVASVDGVPLMECGYGVFNGQYALRVQNMFTHDTESNEASDHD, encoded by the coding sequence ATGGCCTACGAGGCATTTCTTTCGCAGGACGAGGTTGATGCGCTATTGGCGGGCGTCACCGGCGAAAGCGACAGCAAAACAACCGCCACGGACCAGAGCGCCGGCGCCCGCGCCTACGACCTGAGTTCGCCCGAGCGCGTCGTGCGGCGCCGCATGCAGACGCTGGAGCTCATCAACGAGCGCTTCGCTCGCCAGATGCGCCACGTGCTGCTGAACTTCATGCGTCGCAGCGCCGATATCACGGTGGGTTCGATCAAGATCCAGAAATACGCGGACTTCGAGCGCAACCTGCCGGTGCCGAGCAATCTGAACATGATTCAGATGAAACCCCTGCGCGGCACGGCGCTCTTCACCTATGACCCGAACCTGGTGTTCCTGGTCATCGACAGCCTGTTCGGCGGCGATGGCCGCTACCACACGCGTGTCGAAGGCCGCGACTTCACCACGACCGAACAGCGCATCATCCGGCGCCTGCTCAACCTGACCCTGGAAAGCTACGGCAAGTCCTGGGACCCCGTCTACCCGATCGAATTCGAGTACGTGCGCTCGGAGATGCACACCAAGTTCGCCAGCATCACCGGCAACAATGAAGTGGTGGTCGTCACCTCCTTCCACATCGAATTCGGCGCGACCGGCGGCGACCTGAACATCTGCCTGCCCTACTCCATGATCGAGCCGGTGCGCGATCTGCTGACGCGCCCGCTGCAGGAAACCACGCTCGAGGAAGTGGACCAGCGCTGGGCGCAGCAATTGTCGCGCCAGGTGCGCAGCGCCGATATCGACGTGGTGGCGGAGTTTGCCCGCATCCCCTCGTCGATCCGCGAACTGATGCGCCTGAAGGTAGGCGACGTCCTGCCCGTGACCGTGCCCGAAACCATAGTCGCCAGCGTCGACGGCGTGCCGCTGATGGAATGCGGCTATGGCGTCTTCAACGGCCAGTACGCCCTGCGCGTACAGAACATGTTTACCCACGATACAGAATCCAACGAGGCCTCTGACCATGACTGA
- the fliO gene encoding flagellar biosynthetic protein FliO, with protein sequence MDDSALLRVIIGLILVVAAILVSAWLARRAGLTPRGGGNLLRQVASLPVGPRQSIVVVEVENTWLVVGVGPNQLNTLHTLPAGQLPEASTLPAAAFAAKLGQALKRR encoded by the coding sequence ATGGACGACTCCGCCCTCCTGCGCGTCATCATCGGCCTCATCCTGGTGGTGGCCGCCATCCTGGTTTCGGCCTGGCTGGCGCGCCGCGCGGGGCTGACCCCGCGCGGCGGCGGCAATCTGCTGCGGCAGGTAGCCAGCCTGCCGGTCGGTCCGCGCCAGAGCATCGTGGTGGTGGAAGTCGAGAACACCTGGCTGGTGGTGGGCGTCGGCCCGAACCAGCTCAACACCCTGCACACCCTGCCCGCCGGCCAATTGCCGGAGGCTTCGACCTTGCCCGCCGCCGCCTTCGCAGCCAAGCTGGGCCAGGCGCTCAAGCGCCGCTAG
- the fliQ gene encoding flagellar biosynthesis protein FliQ: MTAETVMTMTYQAMKIVLAMAGPLLLVTLVVGLVISIFQAATQINEMTLSFIPKLLAMCGVLVLLGPWLIGVMVDYIRQLIGQIPMLVS; the protein is encoded by the coding sequence ATGACCGCAGAAACCGTCATGACCATGACCTACCAGGCGATGAAGATCGTCCTGGCGATGGCCGGACCGCTGCTGCTCGTGACGCTGGTGGTGGGTCTGGTCATCAGCATCTTCCAGGCCGCCACGCAGATCAACGAAATGACGCTGTCCTTCATTCCGAAGCTGCTGGCCATGTGCGGCGTGCTGGTGCTGCTCGGCCCCTGGCTCATAGGCGTCATGGTCGACTACATCCGGCAGTTGATCGGCCAGATCCCCATGCTGGTTTCCTGA
- a CDS encoding PAS domain-containing methyl-accepting chemotaxis protein translates to MRVNLPVHNVETKLREDQYLISRTDTKGRIVYANPAFVEVSGFSREELIGKPHNIVRHPDMPPEAYEDLWETLQAGESWLGLVKNRRKDGGYYWVLANATPIVENGEVVAYSSVRVRPSEEQVEMAEDLYARIREGTARGVRILRGRPVRAGWRRGLDVLTFAFRSNVRSRMLRHALLSSAIVAGAGFYGLRTNWAELSTWGASVGCAAIALGVIAIFGMGWRLSRSLLDPMVDAANMARQVAAGNLTTQIVADSDDEIGSLKFSLEVMRKSLIGIAQDVYRGIEGTTHAAAHIARGNQELAGRTEGQAASLQQTAASMEQLTSTVRQNADNARQANQLAASSMEVARKGGVAVGQVVNTMHGISDSSRKIADIVSIIEGIAFQTNILALNAAVEAARAGESGKGFAVVAGEVRSLAQKSAQAAKEVKGLIEDSVERVTEGSQQAEQAGATMQDIVAAVHRVTDIIGEISQASQEQSSGIEQVDTAVSQMDVMTVQNTALVQDLGGAVMQLGSQSGALRETIRVFRLTGQQ, encoded by the coding sequence GTGCGCGTCAACCTACCCGTCCACAATGTAGAAACCAAGCTGCGCGAGGATCAGTACTTGATCTCGCGCACGGATACGAAGGGCCGGATCGTCTATGCGAATCCGGCCTTTGTCGAAGTCAGCGGCTTCTCTCGAGAAGAGCTCATCGGCAAGCCGCACAACATCGTGCGCCATCCCGACATGCCGCCCGAAGCCTACGAAGATTTGTGGGAGACGCTGCAAGCGGGTGAATCGTGGCTGGGGCTGGTGAAGAACCGGCGCAAGGACGGCGGCTACTACTGGGTGCTGGCCAACGCGACGCCCATCGTCGAGAACGGCGAGGTCGTGGCGTACTCCTCGGTGCGGGTACGGCCGTCCGAGGAGCAGGTCGAAATGGCCGAGGACCTGTACGCCCGTATCCGTGAGGGTACGGCCCGGGGCGTGCGCATCCTGCGCGGGCGTCCGGTGCGCGCCGGTTGGCGCCGTGGCCTGGACGTGCTGACGTTCGCTTTCCGCAGCAATGTCCGTAGCCGCATGCTGCGCCATGCGCTGCTGTCTTCAGCCATCGTCGCCGGCGCAGGCTTTTATGGCCTGCGGACCAACTGGGCGGAACTGAGCACTTGGGGCGCAAGCGTCGGCTGCGCGGCCATCGCACTGGGCGTCATCGCCATCTTCGGCATGGGCTGGCGCTTGTCCCGGTCGCTGCTGGACCCCATGGTGGATGCCGCCAATATGGCGCGCCAGGTCGCAGCCGGCAACCTGACCACGCAGATCGTGGCGGATTCCGATGACGAGATCGGGAGCTTGAAGTTCTCGCTCGAAGTGATGCGCAAAAGCCTGATCGGGATTGCTCAGGACGTGTACCGCGGCATCGAAGGCACGACCCATGCCGCGGCGCATATCGCGCGCGGCAACCAGGAGCTGGCGGGCCGCACCGAAGGCCAGGCGGCGTCCTTGCAGCAGACTGCCGCCAGCATGGAACAGCTGACCTCCACGGTGCGGCAGAACGCCGACAATGCGCGCCAGGCCAACCAGCTTGCGGCCAGCAGCATGGAAGTGGCGCGCAAGGGCGGTGTGGCGGTGGGGCAGGTGGTGAACACCATGCACGGTATTTCGGACAGCTCGCGCAAGATCGCCGACATCGTCAGCATCATCGAGGGCATTGCCTTCCAGACCAATATCCTGGCTCTGAACGCGGCGGTCGAGGCGGCCCGCGCCGGGGAGTCCGGCAAGGGCTTCGCCGTGGTGGCGGGCGAGGTCCGCAGCCTGGCGCAGAAGAGCGCCCAGGCCGCCAAGGAGGTCAAGGGCCTGATCGAGGACTCGGTGGAGCGCGTGACCGAAGGCTCCCAGCAGGCCGAACAGGCGGGCGCGACGATGCAGGATATCGTAGCCGCCGTGCACCGCGTCACCGACATCATCGGCGAGATTTCCCAGGCGTCGCAGGAGCAGTCCAGCGGCATCGAACAGGTGGATACGGCGGTGTCGCAGATGGATGTGATGACGGTGCAGAACACCGCGCTGGTCCAGGACCTGGGCGGTGCCGTCATGCAGCTGGGCAGCCAGTCCGGCGCATTGCGCGAGACGATCCGCGTGTTCCGTCTTACAGGCCAGCAGTAA
- the fliN gene encoding flagellar motor switch protein FliN, translating into MTDKNEPGTGSSPADDWADALAEQSRANPPTQADGLKPQDDWAAAMAEQTATAAPAAPPAAAPTPAPAAPAAQSAAQSVFKPLAGAASGAGADIDLIMDVPVQLTVELGRTRLTIKNLLQLGQGSVVELDGLAGEPMDIFVNGYLIAQGEVVVVEDKYGIRLTDIITPSERINRLNNRR; encoded by the coding sequence ATGACTGACAAGAACGAGCCCGGTACCGGCTCGTCCCCGGCCGACGACTGGGCCGACGCGCTCGCCGAACAATCCCGCGCCAATCCTCCTACCCAAGCCGACGGCCTGAAGCCCCAGGACGACTGGGCCGCCGCGATGGCCGAGCAGACCGCCACGGCAGCGCCCGCTGCCCCGCCCGCTGCCGCGCCGACTCCCGCTCCGGCCGCACCCGCCGCGCAATCGGCGGCGCAATCCGTGTTCAAGCCGCTGGCTGGCGCCGCTAGCGGCGCCGGCGCCGACATCGACCTGATCATGGACGTGCCCGTCCAGCTGACGGTCGAGCTGGGGCGCACCCGCCTGACCATCAAGAACCTGCTCCAACTGGGCCAGGGCTCCGTGGTCGAGCTGGACGGCCTGGCCGGCGAGCCGATGGACATCTTCGTCAACGGCTACCTGATCGCCCAGGGCGAAGTCGTGGTCGTGGAAGACAAGTACGGCATCCGCCTGACCGACATCATCACGCCGTCCGAGCGGATCAACCGCTTGAACAACCGCCGCTGA
- the fliP gene encoding flagellar type III secretion system pore protein FliP (The bacterial flagellar biogenesis protein FliP forms a type III secretion system (T3SS)-type pore required for flagellar assembly.), with product MSLPTSTTPARARPGALHLLGAAALLGLALFPAGVVAQATLPALTATPGPNGSETYSLSMQTLLLMTSLSFLPAALLMMTGFTRIIIVLGLLRSAMGTAMSPPNHVLIGLALFLTFYTMSPVFDKIYTDAYKPLSEGSIQFEAAVERAAGPLRTFMLHQTRENDLSLFANLAKQPALEDPSQVPLRILVPAFITSELKTAFQIGFTIFIPFLIIDLVVASVLMALGMMMVPPVTVALPFKLMLFVLADGWNLLMGSLAQSFYQ from the coding sequence ATGAGTTTGCCCACTAGCACGACACCCGCCCGCGCCCGGCCAGGCGCGCTGCACCTGCTCGGCGCCGCGGCCCTGCTGGGCCTGGCCCTGTTTCCCGCAGGGGTCGTCGCGCAGGCCACCTTGCCTGCGTTGACCGCCACGCCGGGGCCTAACGGGTCCGAAACCTATTCGCTCAGCATGCAGACCCTGCTGCTGATGACGTCGCTGTCGTTCCTGCCCGCCGCGCTGCTGATGATGACGGGATTCACCCGCATCATCATCGTGCTGGGCCTGCTGCGCAGCGCCATGGGCACGGCCATGTCGCCGCCCAACCACGTGCTGATCGGCCTCGCGCTGTTCCTGACCTTCTATACGATGTCGCCGGTGTTCGACAAGATCTACACCGACGCCTATAAGCCGCTATCCGAGGGATCGATCCAGTTCGAAGCCGCCGTGGAACGCGCGGCCGGTCCGCTGCGCACCTTCATGCTGCACCAGACACGCGAAAACGATCTGTCGCTGTTCGCCAACCTGGCGAAGCAGCCTGCCCTGGAAGACCCCTCGCAGGTGCCCCTGCGCATCCTGGTGCCGGCCTTCATCACCAGTGAACTCAAGACCGCGTTTCAGATCGGCTTCACCATCTTCATCCCCTTTCTCATCATCGACCTGGTCGTCGCCAGCGTGCTGATGGCGCTGGGCATGATGATGGTGCCGCCGGTGACGGTGGCGCTGCCCTTCAAGCTGATGCTCTTCGTGCTGGCCGACGGCTGGAACCTGCTCATGGGTTCGCTGGCCCAGAGCTTCTATCAATAA
- the fliR gene encoding flagellar biosynthetic protein FliR, with translation MIAFTLEQLNGWIGQFLWPFVRILALVGTAPLFSESLIPIKVKIGLSFVLAVAISPALDPVPPIAPGSFTGLWMVMQQVLIGIALGFTMRLVFAAVQTAGEFVGLQMGLSFASFFDPSSGANTAVLSRLFNIIAMLTFLALDGHLLVLAALVRSFDTLPVAMIQLHQNGFGVVVEWGKTIFISGLLLALPLICALLTINLAMGILNRAAQQLSVFSIGFPVTLIIGVTILTVVLPHAGPFLESLFESGFTAMSRVADALAGK, from the coding sequence ATGATCGCCTTCACGCTCGAGCAGCTCAACGGCTGGATCGGCCAGTTCCTCTGGCCGTTCGTGCGCATCCTGGCGCTCGTGGGCACCGCGCCGCTGTTCTCCGAATCGCTGATTCCCATCAAGGTCAAGATCGGGCTGTCGTTCGTCCTGGCCGTCGCGATCAGCCCCGCGCTGGATCCGGTGCCTCCTATTGCGCCCGGTTCGTTTACGGGACTGTGGATGGTCATGCAGCAAGTGTTGATCGGCATTGCACTGGGCTTCACGATGCGCCTGGTGTTCGCCGCCGTGCAGACCGCCGGCGAGTTCGTGGGCCTGCAGATGGGCCTGTCGTTCGCTTCCTTCTTCGATCCGAGCTCCGGCGCCAATACCGCGGTGCTGTCGCGCCTGTTCAACATCATTGCGATGCTGACATTCCTGGCGCTGGACGGCCATCTGCTGGTCCTGGCCGCGCTGGTACGGTCCTTCGATACCTTGCCTGTCGCCATGATTCAGCTACACCAGAACGGCTTTGGCGTCGTGGTGGAATGGGGCAAGACCATCTTCATATCCGGCCTGCTGCTGGCGTTGCCGCTGATCTGCGCGCTGCTGACCATCAACCTGGCCATGGGCATCCTGAATCGCGCGGCGCAACAGCTGTCCGTTTTCTCGATCGGCTTTCCAGTGACGCTCATCATCGGTGTGACGATTCTGACTGTCGTGCTACCTCACGCGGGGCCTTTCCTGGAATCGCTGTTCGAATCCGGCTTCACCGCAATGAGCCGGGTCGCCGACGCGCTGGCGGGTAAATAG
- the fliL gene encoding flagellar basal body-associated protein FliL translates to MATSKPSPMPARGAPSSRSGGMGRILRPLLAILVLLIVAAASAGATWFITQRMQPQSSANVQLGVGQVPAGEPGQPGQPGQPAQGPQGTPTTFVAPPASPIAVPAPIFVPIEPFTVTLQNPDTERIMHVGLTLRVSDEQTRTRLEKYMPEVRSRILMVLSSQSPTGVQTQQGKTDMANAIKQAVNRPFSPLPDGQYVTDVLYTAFVVQ, encoded by the coding sequence ATGGCGACTTCCAAACCTTCACCCATGCCTGCGCGCGGCGCGCCTTCTTCCCGCTCTGGCGGCATGGGCCGTATTCTTCGCCCCCTGCTGGCGATTCTGGTGCTGCTCATCGTGGCCGCGGCCAGCGCCGGCGCAACCTGGTTCATCACCCAGCGCATGCAGCCGCAAAGCAGCGCAAACGTGCAACTCGGCGTCGGCCAGGTGCCAGCCGGCGAACCTGGCCAACCCGGCCAACCGGGCCAACCCGCTCAAGGCCCGCAGGGCACCCCGACGACCTTCGTCGCGCCGCCGGCCAGCCCGATCGCCGTGCCCGCTCCGATCTTCGTGCCGATCGAGCCTTTCACCGTCACGCTGCAAAACCCGGACACGGAACGCATCATGCACGTGGGCCTGACTCTGCGCGTGAGCGACGAGCAGACCCGCACGCGTCTCGAAAAGTACATGCCTGAAGTGCGCAGCCGCATCCTGATGGTGCTGTCGTCGCAATCGCCCACCGGCGTGCAGACGCAGCAAGGCAAGACCGACATGGCCAACGCCATCAAGCAGGCCGTCAATCGCCCCTTCTCGCCCCTGCCGGACGGCCAGTACGTCACCGACGTGCTGTACACGGCGTTCGTGGTGCAATAA
- a CDS encoding methyl-accepting chemotaxis protein: MFSNLKVRTGLMLAQLAVALAALVSIVLGWNSMRANSEAINALDSLSVQQANLIKDAYTQMLRATIRADIAAAQRATGDASGASENTRTVQQLVADAKKKMETFKTIPKTTAVGKSAEGDLISSFNGFADALQAMMSALDKGDSAAYLDLKNTRAGAASGAFSKQLTEFAKDITSYSEEMVSSSRSQAATMAIVYVVLAVLIVAVWLGAFLFMNRVVLRPLRAVSDSFDKIAGGDLTVRVDVASTNEIGTLMAAVKRMQESLTRTVASVRRGVDEINVGSREISAGNTDLSSRTEEQAASLEQTAASMEQLASTVKQNADNARQANQLAASASDVAERGGSAVSEVVNTMQEISASSRKISEIVSVIDGIAFQTNILALNAAVEAARAGEQGKGFAVVAGEVRSLAQRSAQAAKEIKGLIEDSVTKVGAGSQQVERAGATMQEIVASVKRVTDIMGEISAASEEQSSGIDQVNRAVSQMDEVTQQNAALVEEAAAAAGSLQEQAERLAEAVAVFKINAGEVIEVPAHQLAGQRRAPRMPAPVAPAASAAQAESPVPAAKAVPAARLTHSARAKPAAAEGATAARPLRRPAVRPAAASEVKPAPAPSRRAAPADDDWESF; the protein is encoded by the coding sequence ATGTTTAGCAATCTGAAGGTGCGCACGGGCTTGATGCTTGCCCAGTTGGCCGTCGCTTTGGCCGCGCTGGTGTCCATCGTCCTGGGCTGGAACAGCATGCGAGCCAACTCCGAGGCGATCAACGCCTTGGACAGTTTGAGCGTTCAGCAGGCCAATCTGATCAAGGACGCATACACGCAGATGCTGCGCGCCACGATACGCGCCGACATTGCCGCTGCGCAGCGGGCCACGGGCGACGCCAGCGGCGCCAGCGAGAACACGCGCACGGTGCAGCAATTGGTTGCGGATGCCAAGAAGAAGATGGAGACCTTCAAGACCATTCCAAAGACCACGGCAGTCGGCAAGAGCGCCGAAGGCGACCTCATTTCGTCGTTCAACGGCTTTGCCGACGCGCTGCAAGCCATGATGTCGGCCTTGGACAAGGGCGATTCGGCGGCCTACCTGGATCTGAAGAACACCCGGGCGGGCGCCGCGAGCGGGGCGTTTTCGAAGCAATTGACCGAATTCGCCAAGGACATTACCTCTTATAGCGAAGAGATGGTGTCGTCGTCGCGCTCGCAGGCGGCGACGATGGCCATTGTGTACGTTGTGCTGGCCGTGCTGATCGTAGCCGTATGGCTGGGCGCTTTCCTGTTCATGAACCGCGTGGTCCTGCGCCCCTTGCGCGCCGTCAGCGACAGTTTCGACAAGATCGCCGGCGGTGACCTGACCGTCCGCGTGGATGTGGCCTCGACCAACGAGATAGGCACGCTGATGGCGGCGGTCAAGCGCATGCAGGAAAGCCTGACGCGCACCGTGGCGTCGGTGCGCCGCGGGGTGGACGAGATCAACGTGGGCTCGCGCGAGATTTCCGCAGGCAATACGGATCTGTCCAGCCGTACGGAAGAACAGGCGGCTTCGCTGGAGCAAACCGCGGCATCGATGGAGCAACTGGCTTCGACCGTGAAGCAGAACGCGGACAATGCGCGCCAGGCTAACCAATTGGCGGCCAGCGCCTCCGACGTGGCCGAGCGCGGCGGTTCGGCGGTGTCGGAAGTGGTCAACACCATGCAGGAAATTTCGGCCAGCTCGCGCAAGATTTCCGAGATCGTGTCGGTGATCGACGGCATCGCCTTCCAGACCAACATCCTGGCGCTGAACGCCGCGGTGGAAGCAGCACGCGCAGGCGAGCAGGGCAAGGGCTTTGCGGTGGTGGCGGGCGAAGTCCGTTCGCTGGCGCAGCGCAGCGCCCAGGCGGCCAAGGAGATCAAGGGCCTGATCGAGGATTCGGTGACCAAGGTCGGCGCGGGTTCGCAGCAGGTGGAACGCGCTGGCGCGACGATGCAGGAGATCGTGGCCTCGGTGAAGCGGGTGACCGACATCATGGGCGAGATCTCGGCGGCGTCGGAAGAGCAATCCAGCGGCATCGACCAGGTGAACCGCGCGGTGTCGCAGATGGACGAGGTGACGCAGCAGAACGCGGCGCTGGTGGAAGAGGCGGCCGCAGCCGCGGGATCGCTGCAGGAGCAGGCGGAGCGCCTGGCCGAAGCGGTGGCCGTGTTCAAGATCAACGCGGGCGAAGTGATCGAAGTCCCGGCGCACCAGTTGGCCGGCCAGCGCCGCGCGCCGCGCATGCCTGCTCCGGTCGCTCCCGCGGCTTCCGCCGCGCAGGCGGAATCGCCCGTCCCGGCAGCCAAGGCAGTTCCGGCCGCACGTTTGACGCATTCCGCGCGCGCCAAGCCGGCCGCGGCCGAAGGGGCGACGGCGGCCCGGCCGCTACGCCGTCCCGCAGTGCGTCCGGCAGCCGCATCCGAGGTGAAGCCCGCGCCGGCGCCGAGCCGCCGGGCTGCGCCAGCGGATGACGATTGGGAATCTTTCTGA